The Flavobacterium psychrotrophum region AAACTCTTATGGGAAACTGGATGCGATAGAAACTAAAATACTTGAGCAAACCGAAAACAGTGTAAAGCTAAAAGCTGTTACCAAATGGATAACGCCGCTTGAAATTATCAGTAAAGAGTATGTGCATGAGGTAGTTAAAAGAAAAGGAAAATGGTGGATAGTACCCGATGAAAAAGACCCGGATATACCGCCAGACCAGTTTTTTTCGGATAATATTACCGGCTTTTATAAACATGGCAGGCGCCGCATTACCACACAGCAAACCTACCATGACGATGTGCTGAAGCAGCCGGAACTGGAAATCCTTTCGGCAAAACTTATTAAACTGGACAACTCTTATATAATCATTGGCGAATTGCAAAATATAGATAATGTACCGGCAGACGTTGTGCTTAAATCTACTTTATACGACAAGGCAAACCAAAAACTGGCATCTTTTAATGCCAAATATGTAATAAAGCATAAATTAATGCCAAAAGAAGTTACCTCATATCGGGTCGATTTCGAAGGAATAGCCTGGCTTGATAAAAAAACAGCAAAGCCTGAAACTTTTAACCCGAATGAGTTTACGCCGGCAGATATTAACGGGATGCCTGTAAATTTTGACGTGCAAAGCGCCGGAAATGTGGCTATTAAAGATTTATATAACGATGTATCGTTAAGCGATTTACATTTTACAAACGAACAAATAAGCGGCACACTGTTTGATTTTGGCCTGCAGGAAGTAACCGTGCCAGAGCTTTTAGTTACCTACTACAACAGTAAAAAAGAACTTATATATGTAGATCATTTTTTTATACGTGAAGGTGTACGGATACAGCGCAAACAACGTTTTAAATATCAGTTTGCAAACCTTACAAAGCTTCAGCTTGTAAAGTCAGATTTGCAGCATTGCTTTGTAAATGGCATACCCAATGCCGATATGGCTGCTGCAACAGTGCCCAACCGCAATGTAGCACATGAAAAAGAAGGCCTGCAAAAAATAGATGGAAGGGGCTTTAGCTATATTAAAGTAGAGATAAATAACTTTGTAGGCAACATACAATAAATGCTTAATAAAAAACACTACATACTTGCCATTGCTGCCTGCACGCTTTTTCTCTTCTCTTTTGCTGCCCTTACACAAAAGCAGCAAAGTACAGTAAGCACTGTACCTCCTTCAGGAAAAATATATACGGCGGGCGACCAAATTACATTCGCAATAAATTGCAATTGTGATGCCACGTATGCACCTACCCTAATTTTAAAATCGTCCTACGGAACCATCATTGTTTCTGCTGTAAAAGTAGCAGACAATAGCATGGTTTATAACGTTCCTGATTTCTTTTCACGCAAAACGGGGCTGGTGCACTGGGAACTTGTGGGCGATGAAAACATTATAAAGCAGGGCTTTTTTACTATAGTGCCAGAGAGCAGTGTTACCCATGTAGAAAATTACCTGGGCCCACGCAGCATGCTTACCGGAGACCGCCACTATACCATGATGGTAGCCGCCCCTACCGATAAGTTTGACAACCCAAAACCTGAGGGAACACCGGTTATTATTAAAAGCCAGTTTTTAGATAACATAAATTTTGTAACTTATCCGGTAAAAGATTTTATTGCCTGGAAGCGATTGTTTTCTCCTGAGAAATCGGGTAAGCTGATTACATCAATAGAGTGTGGCGGAGAAGAAAGCAAAGAAACAGAAACCGATGTGTACCCTAACCTACCGGTAGATTTTAAAATTGGCTACTATCGCAACCACAGGTTTGCCGATGGTAACCAGCTTACGGTACTGGCCACATCAGAAATGCGTGATAAATTTGGCAATGTAGTGTCAGATGGTACAACCGTAGTGTTTGTTGTGCACAATAACCAGGGAGCTACGTTAAAAACCTTTGGCACAACCATAAACGGCGTTGCCGAAGGTAAAATACCTGCGCCCGAGCATTGGGATATATTTCGGGTAAAAGCTTTTGTAAACGGCATGGGTGAAAGTCCCGAAATACAGATATCATATATGCCCGTTAAAGTGGCGATTAAGCATTCGTATAATGAAAAAGCACAAACACTTACCGTAGGGCCAATCAATAGCTTTATGGGGCAACACGCACCAGACGGTACTACCGTAAAGATCTTACTTTTATATAAAAATAAAGCCGTAGCAACCCTTGAGGAATATACCCGCAAAGGCTTTGTATCGTTTAAACTGCCAAAAGAAGAATATCCTGAAAAACAATATGAGCTTACAATAAGCATATTAGGCAACCGCCTGAAAACCCAACTCACTACAGATGTCAAAAATAAATAACAAAAATATATACCGCATAGCCTTAATATCTACATTTATAGCGGGTAATCTTTTAGTGCTTTTTGCTCTTAGCAAAATTTTAGGCTATTTTAATTCCGGTGCAGACCGCACCGGAATGCTGCACCTGGAAAAAGAAACAGTAACTACCTACCTGCCTAAGGTAATATGGGGCAGTCTTAAAAATCCAGGTCGTCCTATGGAGCAACAAACCCTGGGAGAAATTGAAAAAGACTACCTGTTTGCCTGGCATATAAAAAACAATGCCCTTAAAAATAATGTAAAAGAAGGTATTGAAGATTTTTATACTGATAGCACACGAGTAGACCTTTACCGCATTGTAAATTACAATAAAAAAAATAAGGTTACTGTAGAAAGCACAACCCTGGAACATCATCCTGTTTTGGATTTTTATAGCGCAGATGGGCAGCTTGTAGTGTTTACAGATAAAAACGTGATAGAATATCAACACATTTTTAAGGATAAAAATCGCATAGCCCAAACTAAAGATACCGCTACATATAAAGTAATGATGCTGCTGGAAGATGGTTTTTGGCGCATTCGGCATCTTAAGCGTATGGATAAAGAACCTCTTTTAAAAGCAACTTTGCCTTTATTACCTGTGTATACCGTTAAGGGTAAAAAAGTACTTAAAGAAGGTAAAGAATTTACTATAAAAGGCATAAACTACTACCCTAAAAATTCGCCTTGGGATTTATATGGCGATAATTTTAATACTGATACCATTGCGGCTGATTTTGATATAATAAAAGGCTCGGGACTTAACACAGTGCGTATTTTTGTGCCTTATGAAGATTTTGGTAAGGCTCAGATAGATACAGTTAAACAAAACAAGCTCGAAAAAGTAATGAATATTGCTGATGAAAAAAAACTCGCGGTAATAGTTACACTTTTTGACTTTTACGGCGATTACAGCCTTGAGAGCTGGACGCTTACCCACCGGCACGCCGAAAAAATTATTACAGCTTTAAAAGATCATTCGGCATTATTGGCATGGGATATAAAAAACGAGCCTGATCTCGACTTTAATTCCCGCGGGGAAGAAAATGTAATTGCGTGGCTGCAAAATATCCTGCCTTACATCAAGCAATGGGATCCAAACCACCTTGTTACCATAGGCTGGTCTAATCCTGATAGCGCTGTATTG contains the following coding sequences:
- a CDS encoding glycoside hydrolase family 2 TIM barrel-domain containing protein — its product is MSKINNKNIYRIALISTFIAGNLLVLFALSKILGYFNSGADRTGMLHLEKETVTTYLPKVIWGSLKNPGRPMEQQTLGEIEKDYLFAWHIKNNALKNNVKEGIEDFYTDSTRVDLYRIVNYNKKNKVTVESTTLEHHPVLDFYSADGQLVVFTDKNVIEYQHIFKDKNRIAQTKDTATYKVMMLLEDGFWRIRHLKRMDKEPLLKATLPLLPVYTVKGKKVLKEGKEFTIKGINYYPKNSPWDLYGDNFNTDTIAADFDIIKGSGLNTVRIFVPYEDFGKAQIDTVKQNKLEKVMNIADEKKLAVIVTLFDFYGDYSLESWTLTHRHAEKIITALKDHSALLAWDIKNEPDLDFNSRGEENVIAWLQNILPYIKQWDPNHLVTIGWSNPDSAVLLAPQVDIVSYHYYQNIDYFAAKNDKLDAEVKNPLLVEEFGQSSYNGFWNWFGDDKDDQAEYHKKMQAIFKEKQLAFASWTLYDFPSVPDAVVGKKPWVKNKQKEFGFIDVEGKKKPSFLHISK